The Gehongia tenuis sequence CAACGGGGATGTCGTATTTCACGTACTGCTCATAATCTTTTTCATACACACAGAAGTAGACTTCTGATTTCAGCGAACCGATATAGAGCGTGTGCCCCATGCCGGACTTGTTTTCCTCATGGCTCTGTACCAGCTCACCGGAGCGGTAGGACTTGAAACTCCGGAACACGGATATACATTCCTCATTCCGGCATTTAGCGGTCAGCTCTGGGATGTCAAGTATCCCCACCATGTCGTTGATGGCAAGGTCTATCCGCTTGAATACGCCGCCCTCGCAGAGAGCGTCCATAAAGAAGTCGTACCAGCTCCTATGCTGTGCCAGCAGGAAGTTTTCAAACTGGCGGCAGCCTTTTCCTTTCAGTTCCAGCAGCACCCCTTTCTCCTGTTCAGGGGATACCAAGACGAAGATATCCCCCATGTAGTAATGCTCTGGATAAGAGTAGAAGCCGAAGTCCTCATGTATCATAAAGTCCAGCTTCAATTTGAGAATGGTTTCGACCACAAATTTCACGTCTGTGGAAGGAAACCGTATCCGCACGTAATCAAACAGCATGGTAAGCGGCGTTTCTGGATTGTACCGTTCCAGAGCATTTTGCAGGTTTTCTTTGATTTCCGTACTGGGAATAGCATTGCCGGACTCTATCTTGCCAAGGTACTGCCTTGTAATGCCAGCCGCCACCGCCAGCTTATTTTGTGAAACGCCGTATGCCAGCCGCTTTTCTTTTAAATCCGTGTTCCATTCTGTATCATCCAGTAAAAATCCCTCCATTCTGGAAAAAGTGTCAACTAGAAGCGTTCCAGTTGACATCTTATGAAAGTAGAAAAAGTCCTTATTTTACAAGGACTTTCCCAACTTCTTTGACTGTTTCCTATTGTATTTGTGCCCCCCTGTTAGATACCGGGGGGCGAATGGTTGTGGCGGCAAGCCGCCCCAACACGGCTAGGACGAACCAGCGGCTTTCGCTTCGCACGCCGCCTGTCCGTCCTGCCTGCAAGGGTGGGTTATGACCCGATTTTAAGATGAAAATATTGTGGATGGTCTAAAATGTTGTATGTGCCATTTATAGTATCTTCCTGTGTGTAAGAGAACTCAAAAGCAGGAGTTCCAGATTTCACGCTATGCTCGGATAAATATACCGACACATACAAGGCGTTTGGTTTCGCATAATCATAGCTAAAACGTATGCTTTTAAAATCATTTTTTCTGCACCGTTTAAATATCTCTTTTGCGCACCTTTCCTTGTCCCATATGTATAGCTTGTTTGCTATCACAGTTATCCTTTCTTCATGGAAATTCGTTGCACTCATAGAGAAACTATTATAGACATCCATGCTTCGCCCATATTGTAGATAAAATCCTATTCCTATGGACATAATAAATATAATACTGGCAAGTAATCTGGCTTTCTTTCTTCTCAATCTCTTGTCCTCCTAACACCTGTATTCTAATACAGTGTATTGCAATACATCTTATTTTTCAATACAGATGTACTTATAATTTAAAGAAAAGGACAGAGGTAAGCATATCATGATGATATACATTGATTTAGAAAATTTTTTGAAAGAGAAGAATATCAGTAAAAATAAAGTCTGTGAAGCGTGTAAGTTGCAGCGGACACAGCTTAACAACTACTGTAAAAACAAAGTCACCAGAGTAGACCTTGCGATACTTGCCAGATTGTGTGAATTTCTTGACTGCACGCCAAATGACATATTGAAATTACGCTAAAGCTATGGGGATGTTCCCGTAGCTTCTTTTTTTACCTCCTTTTCTGCCAGCTCCCCAATCACCGTTAAAAAGTCATGCTCTTTGGGTACAAGGGGAGTGTAAAACTCTGATATGACACTCGTTCCCGTATCCACGTAGCCACGCCCTTTGATCTGCTTTAAGAAAAAGTCTTTGTCTACCTCACCGAACATCATAGAATACCCAAGCTCTGACATCCTGCCAAGTGCAACCCGGAAATTGAACTGGTCACGGATACCGTCACCAAGATATTTAGCGTCAGGTCGCTGGCAGGCGAGAATGAGAAAATAGCCTGCCTGCCGCCCAAGCATGACAATCTGTTTCAGCTTATTCAAGACCAAAGCGTTTTCTTTTGTCGTCAGCATTTCCATAAACGCCACATACTCGTCAAAAATGAGGAAGTGGGGCGGCAGACCTAAATAGGCATAGTTTTCTCCCGTTTTGTAACCGTCCATGAGCTTCATGGTTTCGCTTTGTTCCATCATGCCCTCATAAAAGCGGTCGATACAGTCTGTGATTTCCTCCTTTCGGTAGTAGACTTCGGGCATAACAGCGGACAGGTCGGCAAGGTCAGCGTTCTTCGGGTCAAGCACATACAATTCAGCGTTGGTACGCAGGAGTGCTTCTATGATGGTAAGGATAAAGTAGGTCTTACCGCCGCCAGTGCCGCCAGCAATCAGCATATGAGGGAGCTTGTCATACTCCCAATACACATTTTTCATGAGCCGCAGGCTGCCACCTGCCGCCTGTACCTCGTCTATGGTGATACGGTTGGCAATGGTGTCATAGAGCAGCACATACTCTACAAAGCTGTCTTTCAGCTCTTTGGAAACCAGCTCACAGTACAAGCCTGTTTCCAGCTTCTTTTCCAAGTGCAGGAGCTGGTCTTGATATTTTCCCAAGGTGATTTCTGCCAGTATGTGAATAAGTCCATTTTCCAAGCGATAGTACATTTTGGGAAAGTGGGTGATATTCTCCTTTGACCTGCTGGCAGGCAGGTCTTTAAAAAAGCCGCCATCCTGTGACTGCTCGGACTCATACCAGCCATTTTCCAGTATCATCCGTGACAGTTTTTGACGGTGACAGAGCTGCTTTATCCTGTCCGGCTGGTAACGGGCGTACAGGAGCGCAGCCAAGGCGCACACCAGCACCGCCGCTATGAGAGATACTATCATGTAGGGTGTGACCGTGAGCTTTATGCTGCCATTATGAAATAGCGAAACCGTGTTCCAGTCTGTATGCAGCAGCGTATTGATATTCAAAAGCAGCACGACCGCAAGAAACAGGCACGCCAGCCGACCGCCCAATGACCGCACCACCAGCGACCTGTCACTGGCTCGGATACGGTTGCCTTTATAGAGCTTGTGAAATCGCATAAAGTCCTCCTTTCCTCAATGGTTATAGTCCTGTGTGTTATAGCGGCAGGTGTTCTTATCAAAATGCGGCTGCCGGATGGTTTCATAGACTCTGTTAGAAACCCGTCTTTGAAACAGCAGGCTGCCATCTTTGGGATAGTGGTGTCTGGCGTAACAGGGATAGGCGTTTAAAATCTGCCTTGCTTCTTTTGTCAGTGGATAGATATAACGGAACATAAGTCCGTTGATCTTCTCTATCCCTTTGTACTCACAGAACACATGGGTCAGCCAGTGCCGCTTCTTTACGCCATCCATACGGGCATTTTCATTTTCTTCCAGCAGTATTCTGGCACTTCGGGGATGTATCTTTTCGCCTGTTTCCCGGTCACGGTATACGCTCGTCTTGAAGCTGCCTAGGTAGTAGAAGTTAGAAGCCTGATACACATAACCGCATTTTCCCTCTATGCCATCCGCAAGGGTATATAGAAAAAGGCAGCCCGTGTTTACCCGTAGCCACTTCATCAAAGCGGAGAGGGCAAGGCTGCCAAAATACTGGTTATGGTTCATTTCTGGTAGAAAGC is a genomic window containing:
- a CDS encoding Mom family adenine methylcarbamoylation protein, translating into MERLAIREIPKDTAVAFIREYHYSKVIPRLCVYFLGIYHENRLTGVVELGWGTQPLQTIRKIFPQQELVTSDYLEIGKMCFLPEMNHNQYFGSLALSALMKWLRVNTGCLFLYTLADGIEGKCGYVYQASNFYYLGSFKTSVYRDRETGEKIHPRSARILLEENENARMDGVKKRHWLTHVFCEYKGIEKINGLMFRYIYPLTKEARQILNAYPCYARHHYPKDGSLLFQRRVSNRVYETIRQPHFDKNTCRYNTQDYNH
- a CDS encoding helix-turn-helix domain-containing protein; the encoded protein is MMIYIDLENFLKEKNISKNKVCEACKLQRTQLNNYCKNKVTRVDLAILARLCEFLDCTPNDILKLR
- a CDS encoding FtsK/SpoIIIE domain-containing protein; the encoded protein is MRFHKLYKGNRIRASDRSLVVRSLGGRLACLFLAVVLLLNINTLLHTDWNTVSLFHNGSIKLTVTPYMIVSLIAAVLVCALAALLYARYQPDRIKQLCHRQKLSRMILENGWYESEQSQDGGFFKDLPASRSKENITHFPKMYYRLENGLIHILAEITLGKYQDQLLHLEKKLETGLYCELVSKELKDSFVEYVLLYDTIANRITIDEVQAAGGSLRLMKNVYWEYDKLPHMLIAGGTGGGKTYFILTIIEALLRTNAELYVLDPKNADLADLSAVMPEVYYRKEEITDCIDRFYEGMMEQSETMKLMDGYKTGENYAYLGLPPHFLIFDEYVAFMEMLTTKENALVLNKLKQIVMLGRQAGYFLILACQRPDAKYLGDGIRDQFNFRVALGRMSELGYSMMFGEVDKDFFLKQIKGRGYVDTGTSVISEFYTPLVPKEHDFLTVIGELAEKEVKKEATGTSP
- the mobT gene encoding MobT family relaxase, whose protein sequence is MEGFLLDDTEWNTDLKEKRLAYGVSQNKLAVAAGITRQYLGKIESGNAIPSTEIKENLQNALERYNPETPLTMLFDYVRIRFPSTDVKFVVETILKLKLDFMIHEDFGFYSYPEHYYMGDIFVLVSPEQEKGVLLELKGKGCRQFENFLLAQHRSWYDFFMDALCEGGVFKRIDLAINDMVGILDIPELTAKCRNEECISVFRSFKSYRSGELVQSHEENKSGMGHTLYIGSLKSEVYFCVYEKDYEQYVKYDIPVEETPVKNRFEIRLKNERAYYAVRDLLTYYDAERTAFSIINRYVRFADKDDTKRRSEWQTNQRWAWFLGEGRGRLKLTTEPEPYNFQRTLNWLARQVAPTLQVAEKLDKQNNTTVIKDMVKHAKLSDRLEKVLRQLSVTVEEMTVKDKEE